A single genomic interval of Bradyrhizobium sp. sBnM-33 harbors:
- a CDS encoding SDR family NAD(P)-dependent oxidoreductase: MSKDGLCAIVTGSASGLGAATAAILAKGGARIVVNYSNSKAEAEATADLCRSAGAEVVVVQGDVSRDEDCRKIAAAAAPWERLDVLVNNAGTTKHVPHHDLDGLSAEDFQRIYAVNTIGPFQMIRAARGLLEAGAKASGLPSAVVNVSSVAGISGGGSSVAYAASKGALNTMTQSLARALAPLIRVNTVCPGYIDTPWFTKGRGEAGAKAVRDAVVAKVPLKVASTAEDIAQLVCFLASPASSNMTGEYVRMDAGMHLVL, translated from the coding sequence ATGTCGAAGGATGGGTTGTGCGCGATTGTCACCGGTTCTGCTTCCGGCTTGGGAGCGGCGACCGCGGCCATTCTGGCAAAAGGCGGCGCGCGCATCGTCGTCAACTATTCCAACAGCAAGGCGGAAGCCGAAGCAACCGCCGACCTCTGCCGCAGCGCCGGCGCCGAAGTCGTGGTCGTGCAGGGCGACGTGTCCCGCGATGAAGACTGCAGGAAGATTGCTGCCGCCGCCGCGCCGTGGGAACGCCTCGACGTGCTCGTCAACAATGCCGGCACCACCAAGCACGTGCCGCATCACGATCTCGACGGGCTTTCGGCCGAGGATTTTCAGCGCATCTACGCCGTCAACACCATCGGCCCGTTCCAGATGATCCGTGCGGCGCGCGGGCTGCTCGAGGCCGGCGCGAAAGCTTCCGGCCTGCCGTCTGCCGTGGTCAACGTGTCTTCGGTCGCCGGCATTTCCGGCGGCGGCTCTTCGGTCGCCTATGCCGCAAGCAAGGGCGCGCTCAACACCATGACGCAATCGCTGGCGCGAGCGCTGGCGCCGCTAATCCGCGTCAACACGGTGTGCCCCGGTTACATCGATACGCCCTGGTTCACCAAGGGCCGCGGCGAGGCCGGCGCGAAAGCGGTGCGCGATGCTGTCGTCGCGAAGGTGCCGCTGAAGGTCGCTTCCACTGCCGAGGATATCGCGCAGCTCGTCTGTTTCCTCGCTTCGCCGGCGTCGAGCAACATGACGGGCGAATATGTGCGGATGGATGCGGGGATGCATCTGGTGTTGTGA